Proteins from a single region of Hydra vulgaris chromosome 12, alternate assembly HydraT2T_AEP:
- the LOC100197646 gene encoding ferrochelatase, mitochondrial — MFLLFRKVKSIPYFYTTKLAHVNLTSTSQAPQTGIMMLNMGGPSTLDEVGSFLSRLFHDKDLIPLPAQKQLAPLIAARRTPKIVEQYRKIGGGSPIRKWTEIQGQALIKLLDKMSPETAPHKFYIGFRYADPLTEYSLSEMERDGIKRAIAFTQYPQYSCSTTGSSLNAIYRYYNKLNVPSSIEWSVIDRWPTHYGLIQAFAQTIVQELEKFPSNVKDDVVILFSAHSLPMSVVNRGDPYPQEVSATVQSVMEMLKFRNQYRLCWQSKVGPLPWLGPQTEDSIKGLVKNGRKNILLVPIAFTSDHIETLHELDLEYADELAKEIGVENIRRSAAMNDNSIFVQALADLVRKHIYSGETCSKQLLLKCPMCVNVACGPMRDFFASRGLKK; from the coding sequence atgtttctactttttCGAAAAGTAAAATCAATCCCTTATTTTTATACTACAAAATTGGCACATGTTAACTTAACTTCTACCTCTCAAGCTCCACAGACAGGAATAATGATGCTAAATATGGGTGGTCCGTCTACACTTGATGAAGTTGGATCATTTCTGAGTAGATTGTTTCATGATAAAGATCTTATTCCTTTACCTGCTCAAAAGCAACTTGCTCCTTTAATTGCTGCTAGAAGAACACCTAAAATTGTTGAACAATATCGTAAAATAGGAGGAGGCTCACCAATTAGAAAATGGACTGAAATACAGGGACAAGCccttataaaattattagataaaatgTCTCCAGAAACTGCtccgcataaattttatattggatTTAGGTATGCAGACCCATTAACTGAATATAGTTTAAGTGAAATGGAAAGAGATGGAATAAAGCGAGCTATTGCATTTACACAATATCCACAATACTCTTGCTCAACAACAGGAAGTAGTTTAAATGCAATTTATcgttattataataaacttaatgttCCATCAAGTATTGAGTGGAGTGTTATAGATAGATGGCCTACTCATTATGGTTTAATCCAAGCATTTGCACAAACTATTGTTCAAGAATTAGAAAAGTTTCCTTCAAATGTTAAGGATgatgttgttattttattttcagctcACTCACTGCCAATGAGTGTTGTTAATCGAGGAGATCCTTACCCTCAAGAGGTAAGTGCAACAGTACAATCTGTTATGGAAATGTTGAAATTTCGAAATCAGTACAGGCTATGTTGGCAGTCAAAAGTTGGTCCATTACCCTGGTTAGGTCCACAGACAGAAGACTCCATAAAAGGCTTGGTAAAGAAcggaagaaaaaatatattgttagtACCCATAGCATTTACATCTGATCATATTGAAACTTTGCATGAGTTAGATCTTGAATATGCTGATGAGCTTGCTAAAGAAATAGGTGTTGAAAATATCAGAAGATCTGCAGCAATGAATGACAACAGTATTTTTGTTCAAGCTTTAGCAGATTTAGTTCGTAAACATATATATTCTGGAGAAACTTGTTCTAAACAGCTGTTGCTAAAATGTCCAATGTGTGTTAATGTAGCTTGTGGTCCTATGAGAGACTTTTTTGCAAGTcgtggtttaaaaaaatga